One Paramisgurnus dabryanus chromosome 9, PD_genome_1.1, whole genome shotgun sequence genomic window, gtgttgctttttaaatgcatgttttaaacgactcaagccaacagtgattggtaaggactgatcaaaagccgtagtacatgaagtagctgtgcataatatctgggtgtgatggctacagcgtcacacaggaaatttttaaataactcgttcTATTTTATGACCGGGAATACtcgtaaaccattcgtttagttttttttctttttagatttaaaagtttaatatgcatttgtaaatagcaaatgcacagatttaatcaatcacatagaaattaatgcacttgtaatatgaagtggacgcgggtccggatcaagttgccgtcgggtccagatccggaccggagtccggactttgagaacccctggtctataatatataataaatatatatattatatactgCACAGTATTCAGCAAACTGGGATCTGGTTCCAAACATAGCCATGATAAACTGAGGCAATAGGATGCTGTCTGTTTAAAAAGAGGTAATAAACTGTGTTTGCTATTTTCTACTTCTGTCAGGTTCACCGAATATAACGAAAGCAGATGAGAAATCTCCAAACTCTCAGACTCTCAAGGTAATAAAAAAGGAATCAGAAGATCGGCTTCAGGGCTCCAAGAGCCCACACAATGGGTGAGTCTTTGACACCTGATGCCTCCCTTGTGTTCATTCAGTGTCTGCAGCAAGGCTGGGGCTAGGGCGGCATTGCCCCCCCAGATTTTCCCTCTGCCCCCCATGAATGTACAGCGAGCcaactataaaaaaaaacttctcaCGCAAACGCTACTTAAATTAGCTCCCGCCCACCAGTGTCTGGTTATCTtataccagtggttctcaaactttttcagtgtgaGGCCCCCCTTGTGTAAGGTGCATCTTATTGCGGCCCCCCAAAGTAAAAGTATGACACAAATAATTCtaaaacttaaatttttaattaaacaaaacgtatTAAATGAGACAACGTAGTGCTGTTGgctagtagccttattttttctgagagtgagTTACACAGAATTTGATAAATAAATGTCTTTTGTAACATTTcgtaaaactggggccccccggGCACCATCACGCGGCCCACTGCTATAGACTATTCCTTCTGCGTTTGCTGACAttgatacattttttgtttaaggGGGAGACAAAGTAAAACCTTCAGAtctgttttatatatattttacattgaGTGTTATGGCTGCCCACCCAAAATTCTTGACTGCCCCCCAGTCCAGCAAGCCCAGTACCTGGTCTGTAGGATACATATGTTTGATATAAATGttgaattttgtttttaattatagAGCATTTATTCATAAGGCATTAatcatatttattttcttagACTCAGGAAGGACGGTAAATTGGTCCGGAACAGTAGGAGCGGAAGTCGATCTCATTCCAGGTCCAGGTCACGCTCTCCCAGACGACAGTAAGTATCTCCCGCAGTACACTGCTTAGTTTGTCTATGAATGGTTGTGTGGGTTATTCATGTATCTGTACTTAATCACTATCTCTTCCTTCAGTTACAACAACAGACGCAGCCACTCGGCCACCTACAGTTCTCGCTCCCGAAGCCGCTCTCACAGCCGCAGCCCGTCTCCACGACGACACGCCAACCACGGCCCTCCATCTCCGCTACTGCCACACTTGAAGTCAAAGCAGCGCTCGGACGACCTGCACACGCACAGTAGGCACAGCCACAAGAGGAAGCGCTCACGCAGCCGCTCTCGCTCCGTCAGCAAACCCCGTGAGCGTGACagagagagggaaagagagaggGAGCGAGACAGAGGCTCGTCTGAGCTGTCGAAGAAGCACAAACACGATCGCAGCGGGCATCACAGAGAGCGACGAGAACGCTCGCGATCGTATGAAAGATCTCATAAAAGCAAACACCACAGCAGCAGCCATTCGAGCCACAGTCGTCACAGACGCTGAGCACGCTTTCCTCTGTTGGGTCATTTCTGTGAGACTGCCGATGCGTTTGTCTGAGTTGAGCGGTTGCTGCTTGTCTGTTTGACTTTTTTTGATTTCTCATGTGTTTTTGcagttttagttttaaatgttaaGAGGTTATGAAACTACATATTTACAGTGTAAAGATGGGTTAAATACTGATGTAATATGGGACATGCTTTGATTTATAAAAGCAACCTTTTTTAAAAGGTGGGAAAATCACTAGTTACAAAAAATTGAACATTCTTCAGGAAGGACAACACTTTGCACATCTATAAGAATAATTGAGATGGTCTACTATTGAACGAAAAtggtattttctttttttttacagttggaTGCAGACTATTTTGATCATGGTGATTCTGTTCACTGTTTTTTAGTCTGCACGTCTTCACATCTGATTTTTACTCAATAAAAGTAATAAAAGTGACTGTCAGCTGTTGTTGTTTTACTTCTTTTAGAAACTTTGGATTCATTTTAAGTGATATAAAGAGAATTTTTACCTGAAATAAATTTGAATGTTTCTCAAACTCTTTAAATCAATTTATTAACTACTGTAGCATTGTCCTAGTAACTCCAAATCCTATTTTGGTAAATAGGACCTGCTCAATGCAGTTAAAATCATTGttatatttattgtatttataatataatatatcgAGTCGTTTTTAATTACtacttattttaatttaattacctGATTTGCCAAACTCAAATCAACTATTTACGTTCAGcaaaacaattgtgaaaagcccTATATAAatcaaattgaattgaattaaaagaATTAAAAGAAGGAAGCAAAAAGCGAGGTTGCACCATATATTCTGTAATAATGTATAGGGGCAAAAAATGCTCGTTTATTTATCAACCAGGGTGAGTACAAAAGCAAACAAAGTAGCTTATCAAACAGTATGTTGTTACTAGTATCATTCGCTTGTATAGAACCACTAGGTCTGTCAAGtccaaagtatttttaaaaaagggCTTTTACTTTGAAAGACGAGTTGTGTTTGGAACTTCCGGTTGTAGTCGGGGTTGCCGTTTGGACTTTGCATTATGGAGAAGCGGTGTTTTTCTCTTCTGCTGCTCTGTGTGCTGTCTGTGTTTCATGTCACAGCAGACAACGTCAACGTTAAAAAGATGAAAATGCAGTTTACTGGAATGCCACTTCTAAAGTTTCAGATTTGGTAAGCAAACAGAAAATGCGACCCGAATGCCGTTCCGTTTCCTGTGAATGCGCGTGTCAATGTATGTTGACAGCAACTGTTTTAACTTCTGTTATTGGTTCGATCAGCAGGTGCTCTTGAAAGCATTTAGTGCGGATTTAATCGTCTTTAATGACCTATTGTGCACGAAAACGGAATTGTCTTACCATacaaataattgtttaaaagttAGACTATGGTCAACGACAAAACAAGTTTTTCaaagtaataaaaaattataaatggatgTCATGCATATTTTTTTGAGTCAGGaacaatgtttttaaaagttttttttattgtacagCATTTGAAATGTACTTTTTCACAATATGTATCCCCATTAAAAAATGTCAGGTGGTTCAACCAATCATTGTCTATTTGCCAAATAAGTTTTAATGTGTCATGCTAAATATTTGACAgtggcatttaaaattataattctgAAAATAGTTTGAAAGTGTAAAACAACTTTACCATAAAACTAACATTTGAGAACTATACAACTATATAAGAACAACCACAATATAACAGTATAATAACAGTTATAGACAACCTTAGCTTGGATGTATTAAAATTTAAAGTTATCAACTAacttataaaaattatataacttaattttttatttttaggggGTTTCATAGCAGTTGCACCCTTTGACTTTCTGGTTGCACCACCTGACATCTGCAATGAATTTACATTAAACAGACTTCTACTTGCATGCTGGTTTAAGCTTTGTCTGTGATATCAAATTCATAAATATACTTTTCAAATACAATTAAATGTGTTTGATAAAATGGCATTTTTCCAGTTTTACATTGGTTATACCACCTGACACAGAAAGTGTACCAGCTTACCATTACATTAAAGTAgctatttttttagtatttgaAAGAAATCTACAAACTATTCACCCATAAAGAGCACATGGGGTCCTCTGGATGAAGTGATATCATGTCATTTACATGTaggcacttttatccaaagtgacttgcaaagattaggaaacaataaagcgatTTATCATAGGGAGGCTTGTATCAAGTTTTCACTattcacagagagagagagagttagtAACCTTTTCATTTTTACCGTTTATACTTGTTAACTTAATAAAAGGCCAGTGATTGCGGTAGTACTACCTTGAAATTTGAGAACATCCAAAATATTTGGAAATATTTTTCAATTATCCTAACAATTACTAatatttgtaaatttgtttataggaaaggttttgaacataaaattcatttattatttttttataatttaaacacCACTTTTAACAGCTGTCTTAAACTGCTAATTTGTACAGACATTTGTTCCATCTGccatttctcatttgttttaagaaacaaaacaaaaattgttattaaaaaaatactaagaatgtaTTAAAACTAAATAGGTTTTATAGAATAAAGTGTTGTGTGTCATAAATGCATcaagttatttttattgtacataaTGACCCCGGACACAAAATATGCATGTCATTGACTCATAGACTACTTTCATGTTTTATCATATTCAAATGTAAGGTACTTTGTGTAATGCCATTGTGTGAGATCTAATAAACGTTTAAAGATCCTTTAAagattgtatatttttgtcacTTCTTGTGACTACTTTTGATTTAAACAGACACAACTCTGTAATTCACTAAACTACTGAACTACAGaccagacattttttttttttgcaggacAAACATAAATTTTTTGATATAGTTATCTCTTGTCTGCAGTTCAAGCCCTTTTATAAATAAGGAAAATGTTTAAGTATTTTGTTTGTGTATCTTTACTGCCTTAGGTTAACCTCTTGTTATTTAGTAACAGTTTTTGGATGGTTTTCTATCAGTTTGTCATATGTAAATGATTAACCTGTTTTATTCAATCACGGGTTGAGTGCCTCTTATGTTTCAGTGTATCCTGAGGATACAGGCGGGTGTTTGAAGAGTACACTCAGGTTCTCAACCAGAGGTACCCAGACATCCGCATCGAGGGAGAAAACTACCTGCCTCAGCCAATATACAGGTGAGCTATCTCGCTTAAAAGATTTGAATGTTCGttattaatgaaaatatattaaaaaacacagttattatcttttttatttcgtaaataattgttttgagactttataatttaattttgtaaaaTGTCATTGTTCTTAAGATCTTTCCTGTGATTTTTAgatcttttttatttctttttttcagGCACTTAGCATCCTTCCTGTCTGTCTTCAAGCTTGCAGTAATTGGTTTAATTATCCTGGGTAAAGATCCTTTTGCATTCTTCCATATGGAGCCTCCAGGAATCTGGCTTTGGGCAAAAGAAAATAAGGTTGGAAAAGTGGAACCTTTTGTAGCAAAACACTGGTGTAACCTTTAGTTCATGTCTAAAGCAATTGCATTTAAGACTATAGTCAAAATTCAGGCTTGGATGTCCGTATACGTGGTGttattgtccatgtttgtgttatGTTTGATTTAGgttagtttttttgtgttttttttttaagatatacGCCTGCATGATGGTGTTCTTCCTCAGCAACATGATTGAAAACCAATGTATGTCTACTGGCGCCTTTGAGATCACACTTAATGGTAAGATATGAtgtcatttttgtatatttctgcTACTGATGGGACCACAAGTACAGGCCTTCCAGCTCCTGCTTAACAGATGTTTGTGTGCTCACAGATGTGCCTGTATGGTCAAAGCTTCAGTCAGGCCACCTGCCCTCCATGCAGCAGCTGGTGCAGATTTTGGAGAATGAGATGAAGTTGAGCGCGCACTTGGACTCTCT contains:
- the selenot1b gene encoding thioredoxin reductase-like selenoprotein T1b, whose translation is MEKRCFSLLLLCVLSVFHVTADNVNVKKMKMQFTGMPLLKFQICVSUGYRRVFEEYTQVLNQRYPDIRIEGENYLPQPIYRHLASFLSVFKLAVIGLIILGKDPFAFFHMEPPGIWLWAKENKIYACMMVFFLSNMIENQCMSTGAFEITLNDVPVWSKLQSGHLPSMQQLVQILENEMKLSAHLDSLPNRRA